ATTTACCTGCAATAAATGATTTGTATGCTGAAGGATTTGATGCAAAATTCGATCTTGAATTACCAGAAAATCTGCATGGTGCTGAATGGTTTTCAAAAGCAACACTTAAAAGGTTTCTATTAAAGAATggcttttatttcttttctttctcttttatatttatttataggaATACCTTAGTAgctctaatattatttttcttcttaggtTCCTTCATGTTGTTAGTTCACCAGATTTGATAAATGTCATCAGCAGTATCCTGGATGAGATGTCTCAGTTGGAAGATTCAAAGAAATTTCATGTTTCTTTATATGGGAAGGTGGTACCCTgtctttaaattaattaatactgGAATTGGATTTATGTAGTTTCTGATTAATATTTGTCTTCTGAATCCAGGGCCACCAGGATCATCTCGAAATGGAAAGAggtaattttaactaaattctATATGGTTGGGTTCTCCTTCTTGCCTTCTATTACCAAACAATTgaacttttctttctctctacaTTGCAAATGAAGAGGCCTTTCAGAGATTGGCTTCTGGGTAAATTATTGATACTGTGAGATTGCAATCCCAGTAGTGAGGCCTTGGTTTAAGGTGgtatatataattctatttgCTTGCCATGACTATCTGTAGCTGTGATGgaattaaatttatgaatttattgaataacACATTAAGGTGttatatataattctatttgCTTGCCATGACTATCTGTAGCTGTGATGgaattaaatttatgaatttattaaataacaCATATGCTACATTTTAGTTCTGAGGTATTGTGGATATTTGTACACCATTATGGTAGCTGGGTAAATGCTGCTTTTCCATGATGCTTGGTTTTTTCCTTTTACtgactttttttctctcattatataacttaaaatatcttttgtaagactgaATCACAAGCCATTGATAACTGTTATGAtcacattttgtttttcaaaaaaatagaaatatcatCCCAAGCCATTGGAATGCCGTATTAACTGTTTTGATGTCATGCCTAGCAATTTCTAGTTGTATATAGTGGCAGTCCCTTCAATCTCTGATATTTTCTGTACGCACTGATTTGATATGTGCTGCTGGTGAATGCTGGGTTTTGGTCAAGCCAACTAAGGACTTCATTAGATGGCTCATTACATTATCAACTTTATCCCTTCAGTCCTACCAAAAGGCCTgaagttgataaaaatattatctccAAATTGAAGTGGTCAGCCTTAGAATTCTCTAAATAAATACATCAAACGACATTCTCCATTTAATGTTTCTGAATACATGGAAGAGTTCGTGGCTAAGTTTTTGTCAGGTTTCTGATGTCTCTTTTAGATGATAATGAGTTTTTTTGGTCATAAATGGCTATCTTGACTCTTATGTTAGTACCATTCTTCTCTTAAGTTctgtttattttaattctatttccCACTTTTGACAGATGGTAATTATAGCTCTTATGGTGAAGCACCAGCTTCCAAAGTAATTCCTTTTTCTCCAATGCTTTAGAGTTGGTTCATTTTGCAAATTCATTCACActattttttactaataaaacaACTGTTTTCAATTATCTTGTTCTTCATTATTGCCCATTATAATTCTACTAACAATTTATTGCATATGAACAGCCAGAAGTTAGCATTGTGTCACCCGATGTTTCAAAGTATGTTCTTGTAACTGTTGCATTACATTTAACAGATATAGATTGGCTGCACCCACTATTAAGCTTTCTGAAAATATACTGCCAGGAATGAATTGTTACGAGCAATGGATCTAAGATTAACAGCTTTGATTGACAAATTGGCTGAAACTTTTAACAAAGCCACTGGTGCTACATGCTCCCCTGAAGATCTGACCTATTTagcaaaattttctcaacatTTTGGGGCCACTAACATAGGGTAAGTTTTCAGACagatttatgtaattatttgtcaTAAGCACTCTGAATGTATGATTGCATGTTTTAGATTGAGCTTAAATTTCTGTTATACATTGCTGCTAAGCCGTTGAGCACATTTCCTATGCATTGTGTTCATCTTGTCAGGCATTCTTTATGCAAGTTTATAGAACTAAACCACAAGAACCAGCATGTTGGGCCCCTGAGCAATGAAACAATCTTGCACTCATGTGATGTGACAAAAGACAATGCAAACAAGATTGTCAAAAGCCTGCAGAGTTCCAAACCATTACATTCTAATACACCAGTTAAGTATGGTGTTTCACCAGCAAAAGCTGCCCAGGTTGAGAGACACGGTTCAACAGAAAGTGAGGAATCTTCTAACTCTAGTGATGAGGATCAAACATCTGCTGAGAGAAGCCGCTCTCTTGTAAGATCTGCAACACCCAGAAGATCAGCATCCCCTATGCGAAGGGTCCAAATAGGAAGAGCTGGACCCCGCAGAGCTGCTGCCTTAACTATCAAGAGTCTCAATTATTTTCCTGGCAGAGAGAGGCCAAATACATTTAGAGATGCTTCTGAAAATGACTGTGAAGGGGAAGTATCTGAGCAATCCTATAAGAAATCAGAAATTGATGTAAGGAGGATAACTGTACAAGATGCCATAAGTCTTTTTGAAAGCAAACAACGTGATCAAACTACTGATATTCAGAAGAGGAAGTCATTAGCAGATGTTTCTGTTAGTACAAATAAATCTGTCTTGAGAAGATGGAGTGCCGGTATGGGGGAAACCTCTGTGCAAGACCAGCCAGAACATGTTCCTGAAGATCCCGTTCCAGTGACTTCTAATGATGCAGTGCATGACAAGATTCCAAAAAATTCAGATGTAGGAGTGGTGTCTGATTTTGTTTCCGAAATTGACAGTAGTAATGAGATTATTGATTGTGATAAAAAACCAGAAAGACAGGAAAATGTAGGTTTATACACTGAAGATAATCCAAATGAAACCAACCCAGCGGTAAAAGATGAAACTGTAAATAAGTTAGCAGCATCAGCAGAGTGGAATCAACGAAAGCAAGAAGAGTTCAatcaaattcttaaaaaaatggttgaaagCAAGCCTGTTTTATTTGGGAAGTCCCAGCCCAGCAGAAACCATAATATTTCATTTGAGCGGAGAGGAGGGTCTTACAATCATTATAAGGAAAAGCGTGACGAAAAACTTAAAGGAGCAAAGTCTggaaaagtagaaaaagaagCACAATTCCGACAAATGCAGCAACTACTTGATAAGAGTAAGGTTGAAATGTCCAAAAATGCGAGTGCAAGTAAAAAAGGTTCTTCAAGATTGCCCCAAACTTCTCAAAGAAAATCAACTCAAGCTACAAATTCTCCAAAGGAAACATCTAAGCCTTCAGCTACAAAAAAGATATCATCTAGAACGTCACCCATGCCTGCTACACGTAAATCTTGGTCAGCAACACCTTCACCAAGGACAGCTGGTACATCCCCAGCCAAAGCACGTGGTGGAATTTCATCTGCCAACACCACCCCAACACGGCGGAAGCCTGTGTCCACTACATCTGTTCCCCAACCAAGCCCCCAAAAGGAAAGATCTCAGCCACGGAAGAGAAACGACAAAGAAACTCAGACCAACAATAATTCCAAGAGCCTCAGAAGCATGACTGAGAAGCGGCAGCCAGCCGTCCCAAACAAGAGCAAGGCAGTCAAAGCAAAAGTGACGACAGCTTCTGAAGAAGTCTCTGTTCCTTCAAAGACTAGCTTAAGTAATAAGGGAACCAAGAAAAGCAGTGTGGTGCCTTTGGAATCAAAACCATTTTTACGTAAGGGTTCTCGGATGGGGCATGGAACTGCCGATCTTATCAAGAAAAAAGGTCCtcctaaaattgaaaaatctcAGAGAGAGAGTGCAGATCTTATTGAAGATCGAGAAAGTGAGTTGATTGTCAATGCTTCTGACTTGGTCAGTCACCATTCAGACGGGGATACGATGACACCTATTCATCAGAATGCTGCTACAGTACCAGACCCTCAGATAAATAACCAATCGCAATGCAGTGAGCCAGAGAAGTTAGACCAAAATCCTACTGATGGTGATGTCGTAACATACACGGAAGAATCTTCCTTAAATATAAGGAATGAAGAAGAATTAACCATATCACCTTCTGCCTGGGTGGACACAGAAGAAGATTCGTCCAAGCCATGTGAGGATGACACATTTCAATCAGTATCTCTGGCAAATGCTGTTCCAGTGGGATCATCTAGTCCGCGTGTTCGTCATTCTCTATCACAGATGCTACAGGAAGAAAGTAGTGAACCTGACTCTTGTGAGTGGGGAAATGCCGAGAACCCCCCTGCCATGATATACCAAAAAGATGCACCCAAAGGTTTGAAAAGACTGTTGAAATTTGCTCGGAAGAGCAAGGGCGATACAGGTTCCACTGGCTGGTCTAGCCCATCTGTTTTCTCTGAAGGAGAGGATGATGCAGAGGAACttaaaaattctaataaaaGGAATGCTGACAATCTACTGAGGAAGGCCGCACTCAATGTGAAAAGCTACGGACAACCAAAAAATTCAGTACATGATGGATATGAAAGAAATTTAGGTAGAGTATACTTGTCTAGTACATTCCCCCTTTGCTTTGCTCTTCTCTCGTGTTGctcttcttttttaatttattttcccaATCTCCTACAAACCTGATGATGCATTGCAGTAAAGTTTGGAACATGTCAATGTTTTTCACCTTTCTCTTAATACTATATTTTCTCCGAATATATTTTTGACTAAACTTAAACATTAGACGCTTTCCTTTTGTTCATATTTATCTGTCATGtggtgaaactcttgtctgcataCCGTGACATAGTTGCAACGTAATTGATTAGCTATGCCCCACTTATTTGGTGCTTAATAATATCTGGAAGTCTCTGGTTCAGTTATATATGGAGCACATCATGGTCAAACTTCTGAAATGAACTAACCACCCATAGGAACAAGGAACCTAAAACAGGGAGTCCAAGCAAACTAAAAAAAGATAATACTATCGTAATTTTATGGTAGTTTCTTCATGCAGTTGTTTATATTACTCTTGACTAATAAACAATTAGTAAGCTGTGCATTTTCCAATTCCTCATGGTTTTTGCCGTGCAGCAGGCAGAGGTGATGGCAAGGATTCTCACAAGATGCAAGACGGTGCTGGTCCAACAAGAGGTCAGTCTTCATTCCAATACCAAGACttgtaaatttgattttagtGCTCCTTAATACCatggaattttctttttcactaaTAGTGATCCTTATTAATTCCTTCGTTTTGTTTTTCATGTACATGATCCAGGGTCAAGatcattcttttctctttcagcTTTTAGGGGAAGCAAGCCCTGAGTCAAAGTTTCATGGGAAACTGCCATCAACTTTGCCATCATCACCGGACCAGCTTTTGTCTGCATCAACTAAAGctaaattagaaataatttcAGCGCGCGatgttataaattatatattgcGAAGTGGGGGGTTTGGTGAAATGCTGTAAATTCATTAAATTGTGTTCGCTCTATTTCTATTCCTATACAATTACCGAAAAGTCATAATTCATATCATCAGGCCTTCCCTAGGAAAATTTTCCCATAGCTGGATTCTTTGTTGTAGTGTCCCAAACGTTCATTTCATCGTATGTTGTTACTTTGGAAATGTTCATCACTGTAGATAACTCAATGATTATGTTCTTTTTGTCAGCTCAAACTAATATACCTCACCCggttaaactttttttaaaatgaatttaactCAAGCGgataaaaaatgtgttaataaattaaaatttttttagaaCTACAAATACGAAAAATTTCGGCTTATTTAAATCAGTCAAAGCTCATTGATGTATAACTGAGTTGGGTTTAATAAGCCAAACACTTCGAGCCatctttttttaacaaattcacCTTCCGTACTAGCACTTGTGCCTctgtatataaaaataaatcttttttaaGAATGAATCAATGCTTATTTGGTCTGATTAAgttaatttctaaatttcaaaCAAAACCACTTTTAATCGCTTTTATCTTTTCAGATTCATGATTTATGTCAAAAATAATTGAACagcttttatttttgtaaattcatAAACTATATAAGTAAAGTTTTGAATagcttttattttttgatatctATATATACACCAAATGAAGCATGTGCTAAGTTACatgttaaatagtaaaactagGTATAAGATTAATCTTTCTTGTGTCTAAAACacaaaagataatatatttataatgaagaatgatACAAGAATAGATGacaaccaaacataaatatagtaaataaaagatattgttaaaaacaatatcaacaatatCTACTAATATCAAACAATATCAAAACTCTATATTTTTCTAAGGTTTAATAGCTTTTTTTGTCCCTAGTTTCGGTACAGTGTGTCAAGTTGGTccaacattttaaaaaaatgtcaatttcgTCCATACTTGATAAAATTTGTCTCAAttaagtcccttccgttaaatatgcAAAAATAGAGttaacttttctttctctcacttCTGCTCCTCTGCAATACATCAGCTTTTTGTTAGTGCTATCATCATCTCACTATCCTTGACGTGATCCTTTATATAAAACATGTGAATTAATGCTCATAGTTTCTCCAAATCATAATGAGTTAatgattaaacaaattaaaatatattgggTCTCATtcctaattttttgtatttgtctAACTCTCTCCTTCTCtaatgtataaattattaaaaatttaaaatatacataagaataagattaataaaaataataaatatgatttcaattatgaaaaaatcttcaaaaatttaagtttgtgTATCGTATATAATTAAGGGTTAACTAGATTTTTTATT
This Vigna angularis cultivar LongXiaoDou No.4 chromosome 4, ASM1680809v1, whole genome shotgun sequence DNA region includes the following protein-coding sequences:
- the LOC108331548 gene encoding uncharacterized protein LOC108331548 isoform X1, whose protein sequence is MEDTIDATATLDYASIKIFPHQNRYEAFVCKGKQSGKVAAGHLEHLLPHLPAINDLYAEGFDAKFDLELPENLHGAEWFSKATLKRFLHVVSSPDLINVISSILDEMSQLEDSKKFHVSLYGKGHQDHLEMERDGNYSSYGEAPASKPEVSIVSPDVSKNELLRAMDLRLTALIDKLAETFNKATGATCSPEDLTYLAKFSQHFGATNIGHSLCKFIELNHKNQHVGPLSNETILHSCDVTKDNANKIVKSLQSSKPLHSNTPVKYGVSPAKAAQVERHGSTESEESSNSSDEDQTSAERSRSLVRSATPRRSASPMRRVQIGRAGPRRAAALTIKSLNYFPGRERPNTFRDASENDCEGEVSEQSYKKSEIDVRRITVQDAISLFESKQRDQTTDIQKRKSLADVSVSTNKSVLRRWSAGMGETSVQDQPEHVPEDPVPVTSNDAVHDKIPKNSDVGVVSDFVSEIDSSNEIIDCDKKPERQENVGLYTEDNPNETNPAVKDETVNKLAASAEWNQRKQEEFNQILKKMVESKPVLFGKSQPSRNHNISFERRGGSYNHYKEKRDEKLKGAKSGKVEKEAQFRQMQQLLDKSKVEMSKNASASKKGSSRLPQTSQRKSTQATNSPKETSKPSATKKISSRTSPMPATRKSWSATPSPRTAGTSPAKARGGISSANTTPTRRKPVSTTSVPQPSPQKERSQPRKRNDKETQTNNNSKSLRSMTEKRQPAVPNKSKAVKAKVTTASEEVSVPSKTSLSNKGTKKSSVVPLESKPFLRKGSRMGHGTADLIKKKGPPKIEKSQRESADLIEDRESELIVNASDLVSHHSDGDTMTPIHQNAATVPDPQINNQSQCSEPEKLDQNPTDGDVVTYTEESSLNIRNEEELTISPSAWVDTEEDSSKPCEDDTFQSVSLANAVPVGSSSPRVRHSLSQMLQEESSEPDSCEWGNAENPPAMIYQKDAPKGLKRLLKFARKSKGDTGSTGWSSPSVFSEGEDDAEELKNSNKRNADNLLRKAALNVKSYGQPKNSVHDGYERNLAGRGDGKDSHKMQDGAGPTRGSRSFFSLSAFRGSKP
- the LOC108331548 gene encoding uncharacterized protein LOC108331548 isoform X2; protein product: MEDTIDATATLDYASIKIFPHQNRYEAFVCKGKQSGKVAAGHLEHLLPHLPAINDLYAEGFDAKFDLELPENLHGAEWFSKATLKRFLHVVSSPDLINVISSILDEMSQLEDSKKFHVSLYGKGHQDHLEMERDGNYSSYGEAPASKPEVSIVSPDVSKNELLRAMDLRLTALIDKLAETFNKATGATCSPEDLTYLAKFSQHFGATNIGHSLCKFIELNHKNQHVGPLSNETILHSCDVTKDNANKIVKSLQSSKPLHSNTPVKYGVSPAKAAQVERHGSTESEESSNSSDEDQTSAERSRSLVRSATPRRSASPMRRVQIGRAGPRRAAALTIKSLNYFPGRERPNTFRDASENDCEGEVSEQSYKKSEIDVRRITVQDAISLFESKQRDQTTDIQKRKSLADVSVSTNKSVLRRWSAGMGETSVQDQPEHVPEDPVPVTSNDAVHDKIPKNSDVGVVSDFVSEIDSSNEIIDCDKKPERQENVGLYTEDNPNETNPAVKDETVNKLAASAEWNQRKQEEFNQILKKMVESKPVLFGKSQPSRNHNISFERRGGSYNHYKEKRDEKLKGAKSGKVEKEAQFRQMQQLLDKSKVEMSKNASASKKGSSRLPQTSQRKSTQATNSPKETSKPSATKKISSRTSPMPATRKSWSATPSPRTAGTSPAKARGGISSANTTPTRRKPVSTTSVPQPSPQKERSQPRKRNDKETQTNNNSKSLRSMTEKRQPAVPNKSKAVKAKVTTASEEVSVPSKTSLSNKGTKKSSVVPLESKPFLRKGSRMGHGTADLIKKKGPPKIEKSQRESADLIEDRESELIVNASDLVSHHSDGDTMTPIHQNAATVPDPQINNQSQCSEPEKLDQNPTDGDVVTYTEESSLNIRNEEELTISPSAWVDTEEDSSKPCEDDTFQSVSLANAVPVGSSSPRVRHSLSQMLQEESSEPDSCEWGNAENPPAMIYQKDAPKGLKRLLKFARKSKGDTGSTGWSSPSVFSEGEDDAEELKNSNKRNADNLLRKAALNVKSYGQPKNSVHDGYERNLGRGDGKDSHKMQDGAGPTRGSRSFFSLSAFRGSKP
- the LOC108331548 gene encoding uncharacterized protein LOC108331548 isoform X3, whose product is MDLRLTALIDKLAETFNKATGATCSPEDLTYLAKFSQHFGATNIGHSLCKFIELNHKNQHVGPLSNETILHSCDVTKDNANKIVKSLQSSKPLHSNTPVKYGVSPAKAAQVERHGSTESEESSNSSDEDQTSAERSRSLVRSATPRRSASPMRRVQIGRAGPRRAAALTIKSLNYFPGRERPNTFRDASENDCEGEVSEQSYKKSEIDVRRITVQDAISLFESKQRDQTTDIQKRKSLADVSVSTNKSVLRRWSAGMGETSVQDQPEHVPEDPVPVTSNDAVHDKIPKNSDVGVVSDFVSEIDSSNEIIDCDKKPERQENVGLYTEDNPNETNPAVKDETVNKLAASAEWNQRKQEEFNQILKKMVESKPVLFGKSQPSRNHNISFERRGGSYNHYKEKRDEKLKGAKSGKVEKEAQFRQMQQLLDKSKVEMSKNASASKKGSSRLPQTSQRKSTQATNSPKETSKPSATKKISSRTSPMPATRKSWSATPSPRTAGTSPAKARGGISSANTTPTRRKPVSTTSVPQPSPQKERSQPRKRNDKETQTNNNSKSLRSMTEKRQPAVPNKSKAVKAKVTTASEEVSVPSKTSLSNKGTKKSSVVPLESKPFLRKGSRMGHGTADLIKKKGPPKIEKSQRESADLIEDRESELIVNASDLVSHHSDGDTMTPIHQNAATVPDPQINNQSQCSEPEKLDQNPTDGDVVTYTEESSLNIRNEEELTISPSAWVDTEEDSSKPCEDDTFQSVSLANAVPVGSSSPRVRHSLSQMLQEESSEPDSCEWGNAENPPAMIYQKDAPKGLKRLLKFARKSKGDTGSTGWSSPSVFSEGEDDAEELKNSNKRNADNLLRKAALNVKSYGQPKNSVHDGYERNLAGRGDGKDSHKMQDGAGPTRGSRSFFSLSAFRGSKP